cacaaaagtcctgcctccaaactgcaaaacaaaacctcaaatactttctcatatactctggtattatttccactgcactctagagtctacagaacctagcaacctaggctataataccaaactgtaacaacctacctatttttccatatatatattacataaagataatattaataattttaacatCCAACAAAACtatcataatcatgatcaacttggaccccatgggtaccagggatatacttaTCACCAAACTCTGACACTTAAGTAGTGgtaacataaaatcatatacatgccataaataccagaaaccatactagagttctactaaatctgtcatatacacattcatatagTCATCcaaaaaaagaccaaaaagtactcCTAAagtctcaacccaaaaatccatctgaccctacctCATcaacttaccctacagacaaggTAACTCAAACCATTTCTATTGTTGCGGGGCTCTATCCaccctcctacctagatttcctaaaatatttgtaatactggggtgagacacctctcaataagggagataaactaatatcagtgtgttgcaacatgagtatttttcgtgatatacatataaacggtacataattcataactagtaaaaacagttgtatcatatatgaatataacataatttaccATAACATaacttaacatactaaatttctatacttggaaaaccatcttatataaccatatcataattgaattattacccaggatagatagttcgttagctattgtcatgtcttaccctccaCATGACAGGGCTGTATGGCTCGAAGGAGGCACCTAGCAgtggctggctgaccatgctaagtcaaacataagtttgtaagtacgatgggcctattccACCTATGTAGGACTACCAGgagaactacgacactcccataaagtcacatcgactgtcatctcccacactctacataagatgtgtggtagcactaacatattcataatcgtaaacatatagctacggtaccgtactttataaaactgaactaagctatttggcttctgataacatataatacatttcatgatattgaacatagcagtttcatatatcagggtaaaacataacatgataatattttcttgaaacttgacataacatgcataattacagcATTTAATGTTGTTATATCATAACCTAAAAATCATAATACCTGCACCGGCATAACATGACATACTTGCACATGAGAATCTTGCacttgtaaacataatatttttaaaaccatagtttttgtacggtttttatgattttcttgaaaactgtTATAACCTGCTTATCTTggtaaaatcataatatttcaatgtaacataaatttcatggaaatattatactcatgccacacaaatattcATTGCCTTATAAATACATAattaattctgaaatcatattttcatataaaatatgttaaaatcattttcctattcaacagcagtattcccaaacataattctatgtcatacatattttcctgaaaataaatgttgtttaattcataataattacatgaaaaatactgacttaatttatccctttacctgtcTTACTAAGAAGTCCACATAATATTCCAAACCTATACCCGTGTGTTCCCCAATCAACATcctaaaattgcatttttcccaacaaaacttcagtattattctacctAAAGCATTTTCTTCAGTCCAAAAATACTAAATAccctataaaactcaaaatatccaacttacccagattttgggatggtgcctaggTTATCGTAACCAACAATCCACTCTGGCAGacatgaagagaatcttcccaggagtagcgtggcgactTCCAATCGTCGAACCGATAAAAATCAGAGCCTAAAATCTAGAGAGAAGCTTGAGGGGATGAAAATTTAGAGAAAGAAAGACCCTTTTGCATGAATTTCACTGAAAATCCTCAATTGAGCTTATTTATAAAACATGGATtagtcgacgagacatgtcacctcttCGACGAGTCCATGCAGTAAGTTGGTCGATGAACACTTGTTCCTCATCAACGAGCTTCATGCCCTGAAATCAGCCCGTTCGGTAAtatctcattgatgagacacgcgtctccgtcgacgagtccaagaagccTGCTCATCGATGAGCACTCTACACTCGTTGACAAGACCCTACTGAaaccctttttaaaattctttttctctcctcctttaattatataattattataattcttcgggtctctacataggCATTGTTTCCATTTTGTCAAACAGTGTTGTAGTGTTGTTTGACTCAAGTGCGGCGCACTCTTTCGTATCTCGGGGATTGGTTAAATTATATGGAgtagaaacacagttattagatgccgagttagaggtggtcacaccgacagggtcagtggtaGTGTATAATTGAATGATCCGAAACTATCCAGGGGCGATTCATGGGAGAATGATGTCTactaacactacaaaaaaattcgTTTTTAgagatgaaagtattagtgatggttttaaaactattactaaaagttggtattagtgacggtttttatgaaccatcactaatagtgtaagcattagtgatggttttagcagctgtcactaatacgacactattagtgacggttttaaaactgtcactaatactttcatcactaaaaatagCGCGATAAACAATTTTCATGCGAAACTTTtttcgaaaaaatattagcgatgattctagggtattagtgacggatttaattcgtcactaaaagtcacttattagtgacgattaactaaccgtcattacaaatatttatgaataaataaaaaaaaattagttaagggtattggTGACAGTTtggaagaaccgtcactaataatggggtattagtgacgcttttgaaaccgtcattactagtgtttttatttaaaaattttttaaaaaaaacattagttaagggtattagtgatggttttgaaatcgtcactactagtatttttatttaaaaaataaaaaataaaattagttaagggtattagtgacagtttggaagaaccattactaataatagggtattagattattagtgacggttttgaaaccatcactactagtatttttatttaaaaaataaaaaataaattagttaagggtattagtgacaatttggaagaattgtcactaataatagggtattagtgacagttttgaaaccatcactactattatttttatttaaaaaatatacaaaaaattagttaagggtattagtgacggtttggaagaaccgtcactaataatggggtattagtgatgcttttgaaaccgtcactgctaatgtttttatttaaaaaatattagaaaatattagttaagggaattagtgacggtttggaagaactgtcactaataataaagtattagtgacgctattaaaaccgtcactactagtgtttttatttaaaaaataaaaaaaaaattagttaaggggtattagtgatggttttgaaaccgtcactactaatgtttttatttaaaaaatataaaaaaattagttaagggtattagtgatagtttggaagaaccgtcattaataatggggtattagtgacgcttttgaaaccgtcactactagtatttttatttaaaaaatatataaaacaaattagttaagggtattagtgaaggtgtggaagaaccgtcactaataatagggtattagtgacgattttgaaaccgtcactactactgtttttatttaaaaaatattaaaaaaaatagttaagggtattagtgacggtttggaagaaccatcactaataatagggtattagttacagttttgaaaccgtcactgatgctcaaaattcaaaatatgtgCCTTATCACATATaatttcccacactttccccaaatttcttctttttcctactcccgcctccttctccctcctgCTATCTTTTCTTTCCCCAAATTTTGTTCTACTCCTCCCTCTGCCCTTCCCTCCTCGCTACTCCATGGTTCTGGCTTACCCTGAAGACCACCATCGCCTCTCCCTCTCTCTGTTTTTCGTTCTCTCTCAATCACACGTGATGGTTCTTAACTTTCTTGTGTAGAGATCACCAGGTGCCCATTTTCAGAAAATCTACACAATCATCTTTTCACGTGCTCCACGAGATTCATTTCATCGCACCTGCTTTTCTCTTTCTGAAACATACATACTTGGTTTTTCAGTCTACCACCTCAATCAACtggttcaattcaattcaaagtTTCTATTTGGAGCCGTAATTTCTGTTCAAGCATCTGTTTTTCGGTTGAAAATTGGAGGGTTTCACATTCTTTCTCTCGGCTGCTTTGAGTGATAAATCACAGAGCGCAAGGCAAATGAACAGAAGTGGAGGAGAGAAAAAGCAGAAATGGCGGCAAGGAACTTAAAGAAGTTGGCCTCAATGGATGCACAATTGAGGTTATTGGTTCCGAAGAAGGTGTCTGAGGATAACAAGTTGATGGAGTATGACGCTTTGTTGTTGGATCGGTTCATTGACATTCTTCAGGATTTGCATGGAGAAAATCTCAAAGAGACGGTACTGGATTTAAAACTCTgaatttttgcttttgtttttggaGCATTTTTGTTGCTTTGGTTGTCTAATCAAGCTTATCTGCATACTgaactgaaatataaattttattcaaaGTTTTGAAAGCCCCTCTTTTGTTAATTCCGCAAAGTTCATAAggtttttcgtttttttttttttttttttttaggagggTTCTCTTtggtattatttttttatttcctatttttaaaatctattttcCATGTGTTGCAGTATGGAAATAAGTGGATCTAAGACATTT
This genomic stretch from Malania oleifera isolate guangnan ecotype guangnan chromosome 3, ASM2987363v1, whole genome shotgun sequence harbors:
- the LOC131151401 gene encoding phosphoenolpyruvate carboxylase, housekeeping isozyme-like; protein product: MAARNLKKLASMDAQLRLLVPKKVSEDNKLMEYDALLLDRFIDILQDLHGENLKETHTTYPVLDASTSFFGVYDRHGGKNQEQAIAAHAAMVSHCHRESILDAKVPLSPSMK